The Georgenia faecalis genome includes a window with the following:
- a CDS encoding glycoside hydrolase family 13 protein, whose translation MPLNPDEEHLPVSPAAPWWHDAVVYQVYPKSFADGDGDGTGDLAGVRARLPYLRDLGVDALWFTPWYVSPQEDGGYDVTDHRDIDPVLGTLEQAEALIAEARALGIRTIIDVVPNHVAADHPWFTAATAAAPGSPERDRFWFRPGAGPDGDSPPTGWTSPFGGATWSREPDGDEWYLHLFAPGQPDLNWNHPEVRAEYEDILRFWFDRGAAGIRIDSAAVLMKDPDLPEVPATVTGGNHPFEDRDDVHEVYRRWRQVTDSYDDDRVLVGEVWLADRERLARYVGPEELHTVFGFDVMAAPWEQAALRAAVVETLRTHERLGAPPAWVLGNHDVTRPATRYGREDSSFSYARKAWGIPTDVELGRRRARAMALLTLALPGSCYIYQGEELGLDEVEDLPRDLLQDPMYARSGGSNPGRDGCRVPLPWRADAPGLGFAVTSPAAAPWLPQPAHWADLAVDAQERRADSTLQLYRRALALRRRLFDAGDPTVVWMDLGEDVLAFRRGSGAACVVNLGEGDLVLPDGADVALASAATAPGDRVVPPGTAVWLRP comes from the coding sequence GTGCCGCTGAACCCCGACGAGGAGCACCTCCCCGTGAGCCCCGCTGCGCCCTGGTGGCACGACGCCGTCGTCTACCAGGTCTATCCCAAGAGCTTCGCGGACGGCGACGGCGACGGCACCGGCGACCTCGCCGGCGTCCGTGCCCGCCTGCCGTACCTGCGGGACCTCGGCGTCGACGCCCTGTGGTTCACGCCGTGGTACGTCTCCCCGCAGGAGGACGGCGGCTACGACGTCACCGACCACCGCGACATCGACCCAGTGCTGGGGACCCTGGAGCAGGCCGAGGCGCTCATCGCCGAGGCCCGCGCCCTGGGGATCCGCACCATCATCGACGTCGTCCCCAACCACGTCGCGGCCGACCACCCCTGGTTCACCGCCGCGACGGCCGCCGCCCCCGGCTCCCCCGAGCGTGACCGGTTCTGGTTCCGCCCGGGGGCGGGGCCCGACGGCGACTCGCCCCCCACGGGGTGGACCTCGCCGTTCGGCGGCGCGACCTGGTCCCGGGAGCCCGACGGCGACGAGTGGTACCTCCACCTCTTCGCCCCCGGGCAGCCCGACCTCAACTGGAACCACCCCGAGGTCCGCGCCGAGTACGAGGACATCCTGCGGTTCTGGTTCGACCGCGGCGCGGCGGGCATCCGCATCGACTCCGCCGCGGTCCTCATGAAGGACCCGGACCTGCCCGAGGTGCCGGCCACCGTCACCGGCGGCAACCACCCGTTCGAGGACCGCGACGACGTCCACGAGGTCTACCGCCGGTGGCGGCAGGTCACCGACTCCTACGACGACGACCGGGTCCTCGTCGGGGAGGTGTGGCTCGCCGACCGGGAGCGGCTGGCCCGGTACGTCGGGCCCGAGGAGCTCCACACCGTCTTCGGCTTCGACGTCATGGCAGCCCCCTGGGAGCAGGCCGCCCTCCGCGCGGCGGTCGTGGAGACGCTGCGCACCCACGAGCGCCTGGGGGCCCCGCCCGCCTGGGTCCTCGGCAACCACGACGTCACCCGGCCGGCGACCCGGTACGGGCGCGAGGACAGCAGCTTCTCCTACGCCCGCAAGGCGTGGGGTATCCCCACGGACGTCGAGCTGGGGCGCCGGCGCGCCCGGGCCATGGCCCTGCTCACCCTGGCGCTGCCGGGCTCCTGCTACATCTACCAGGGCGAGGAGCTGGGCCTGGACGAGGTGGAGGACCTCCCCCGCGACCTCCTCCAGGACCCCATGTACGCCCGCTCCGGGGGAAGCAACCCCGGACGCGACGGGTGCCGCGTGCCCCTGCCGTGGCGCGCGGACGCCCCCGGCCTGGGTTTCGCCGTCACCTCGCCGGCGGCCGCGCCGTGGCTGCCGCAGCCGGCGCACTGGGCCGACCTCGCCGTCGACGCCCAGGAGCGCCGCGCCGACTCCACCCTCCAGCTCTACCGCCGCGCGCTCGCCCTCCGTCGCCGGCTCTTCGACGCGGGCGACCCCACGGTCGTGTGGATGGACCTCGGCGAGGACGTCCTCGCCTTCCGCCGCGGCTCGGGCGCCGCGTGCGTCGTCAACCTGGGCGAGGGCGACCTCGTCCTGCCCGACGGCGCCGACGTCGCCCTCGCCAGCGCCGCCACCGCTCCCGGCGACCGGGTCGTCCCCCCGGGCACCGCCGTGTGGCTGCGGCCCTGA
- a CDS encoding glycoside hydrolase family 3 C-terminal domain-containing protein — protein sequence MTDRLLPDPTDAVHQDRARRLCAELTLEEKLSLLHQFSPAVDRVGLAPFRTGTEAAHGVAWEGEGTVFPQPVGLAATWDADLLERIGEAVGNEVRDKHDADPWVSLNVWAPVVNPLRHPLWGRNEEGFSEDPVLTGELATAYARGLRGRDATFWRTVPTLKHYLAYNMETDRSSYSASVPPRTLHDYELRAYRGPIEAGVIGGIMPSYNLINGRPTHLDTDLLDLARSWSPWPLCFFSDAFAPANVFGNQAFYPDPATAYAAMLEAGIDSFTDQDRDSATVVGWLRDAVTSGLVSEDLVDRAVERVLTVRARTGELDTAADPFGPGRRTPADLVAHGRLARLAVARSVVVLGNDGILPLRTPTRVAVVGPLAEEVFLDWYSGEARETVSLADAVRERYGAEAVTVADGADHVVLRAVDAAHHVRPVGNRMVEGPGPFEECAIAVQDWGQGIVTLRNAGSREVWTCPEDRIVRTDAPRVSNYWDQSFLLHRHPDGTWSIFSRGRKMWLRRRGTSGTLAAAGETLDDADRFVMTTVRSGAEQVRAAAAGADVVVVALGNQPLTGAHETADRTTLALPPAMGELARVARAANPRCVLTLVSSFPYALGDLADLPAVVWSSHGGQELGHGLLDVLAGDEEPYGHLTQTWYADDADLPPLDVADVEAVGATYWYGDAVPQYPFGHGLSYTTVAYHRLEVGAWPGTTGALPVRVELENTGERPVDELVQLYVQAPADKGYGPRLRLHAHTRVALAPGQRGHADLVLDVAELASWHAGAGAPVTHPGTYVLGVGPSSGDLRLREHLVVAGDDGLTGRRPGAPVDATTFDAARGVRIVERTRTAGQAVTPERTTAHLTYEGVELTGAGALTALVSSPGAAGRLTLALRQGDRRWTLGSRAVAATGTYAWEEVAWPLPGDVTGACAVEVTLTAPTQLAELRTATPPTEYDATTRSDAR from the coding sequence ATGACCGACCGGCTCCTCCCCGACCCCACCGACGCGGTCCACCAGGACCGCGCCCGACGGCTGTGCGCCGAGCTCACCCTCGAGGAGAAGCTCTCCCTGCTGCACCAGTTCAGCCCGGCCGTCGACCGGGTGGGCCTGGCCCCGTTCCGCACCGGTACCGAGGCGGCGCACGGCGTGGCCTGGGAGGGCGAGGGGACCGTCTTCCCCCAGCCCGTCGGCCTGGCCGCGACGTGGGACGCCGACCTGCTCGAGCGCATCGGCGAGGCGGTCGGCAACGAGGTGCGGGACAAGCACGACGCCGACCCGTGGGTCAGCCTCAACGTGTGGGCACCGGTGGTCAACCCCCTGCGCCACCCGCTGTGGGGCCGCAACGAGGAGGGCTTCTCCGAGGACCCGGTGCTCACCGGGGAGCTGGCGACCGCCTACGCCCGTGGGCTGCGCGGGCGCGACGCCACCTTCTGGCGCACCGTGCCGACGCTCAAGCACTACCTCGCCTACAACATGGAGACCGACCGGTCGAGCTACAGCGCGAGCGTGCCGCCCCGCACGCTGCACGACTACGAGCTGCGGGCCTACCGCGGGCCGATCGAGGCGGGCGTCATCGGGGGCATCATGCCCTCCTACAACCTCATCAACGGCCGCCCGACCCACCTCGACACCGACCTGCTCGACCTCGCCCGGTCCTGGTCGCCGTGGCCCCTGTGCTTCTTCAGCGACGCCTTCGCGCCGGCCAACGTCTTCGGCAACCAGGCGTTCTACCCCGACCCCGCCACCGCCTACGCCGCGATGCTCGAGGCCGGCATCGACTCCTTCACCGACCAGGACCGCGACAGCGCCACGGTGGTCGGCTGGCTCCGGGACGCGGTGACGTCGGGCCTCGTGAGCGAGGACCTCGTCGACCGGGCGGTGGAGCGCGTCCTCACCGTCCGCGCCCGTACGGGCGAGCTCGACACCGCCGCGGACCCCTTCGGGCCCGGGCGGCGCACCCCCGCTGACCTCGTCGCCCACGGACGGCTGGCCCGCCTGGCCGTCGCGCGCAGCGTCGTCGTGCTGGGCAACGACGGGATCCTTCCGCTACGGACCCCGACGCGGGTCGCGGTGGTCGGGCCGCTCGCCGAGGAGGTGTTCCTCGACTGGTACTCCGGCGAGGCCCGGGAGACCGTCTCCCTCGCCGACGCCGTCCGCGAGCGCTACGGCGCCGAGGCCGTCACGGTGGCCGACGGTGCCGACCACGTCGTCCTGCGCGCCGTCGACGCCGCGCACCACGTCCGACCGGTGGGGAACCGGATGGTCGAGGGCCCCGGCCCGTTCGAGGAGTGCGCGATCGCGGTCCAGGACTGGGGCCAGGGCATCGTCACCCTGCGCAACGCCGGGTCGCGGGAGGTGTGGACGTGCCCCGAGGACCGGATCGTGCGCACCGACGCGCCGCGCGTCAGCAACTACTGGGACCAGAGCTTCCTGCTCCACCGCCACCCGGACGGCACGTGGTCGATCTTCTCCCGCGGGCGCAAGATGTGGCTGCGGCGCCGCGGCACGTCGGGCACGCTCGCCGCGGCCGGCGAGACGCTCGACGACGCCGACCGCTTCGTCATGACGACGGTGCGCTCCGGCGCCGAGCAGGTGCGGGCCGCCGCGGCGGGCGCCGACGTCGTCGTCGTCGCGCTGGGCAACCAGCCCCTCACCGGTGCCCACGAGACCGCCGACCGCACCACCCTCGCCCTCCCGCCGGCCATGGGCGAGCTCGCCCGCGTCGCGCGGGCCGCCAACCCGCGGTGCGTGCTCACCCTCGTCTCCAGCTTCCCCTACGCCCTGGGCGACCTCGCCGACCTGCCCGCCGTGGTGTGGTCCAGCCACGGCGGGCAGGAGCTCGGCCACGGCCTGCTCGACGTCCTGGCCGGGGACGAGGAGCCCTACGGCCACCTCACCCAGACCTGGTACGCCGACGACGCCGACCTGCCGCCCCTCGACGTCGCCGACGTCGAGGCGGTGGGCGCGACGTACTGGTACGGCGACGCCGTGCCCCAGTACCCGTTCGGCCACGGCCTCAGCTACACCACCGTCGCCTACCACCGCCTCGAGGTAGGCGCCTGGCCCGGGACGACCGGGGCCCTGCCCGTGCGGGTGGAGCTGGAGAACACCGGCGAGCGCCCGGTCGACGAGCTCGTCCAGCTGTACGTGCAGGCCCCGGCCGACAAGGGCTACGGCCCGCGGCTGCGGCTGCACGCCCACACCCGGGTGGCCCTGGCGCCCGGGCAGCGGGGGCACGCCGACCTCGTCCTCGACGTCGCGGAGCTGGCGTCCTGGCACGCCGGTGCCGGCGCGCCGGTGACGCACCCGGGCACGTACGTCCTCGGCGTCGGCCCCTCCAGCGGGGACCTGCGGCTGCGCGAGCACCTCGTGGTGGCCGGCGACGACGGGCTCACCGGGCGCCGCCCGGGCGCCCCGGTCGACGCGACGACCTTCGACGCCGCCCGCGGCGTGCGCATCGTCGAGCGCACCCGGACGGCGGGGCAGGCCGTGACGCCGGAGCGGACCACCGCGCACCTGACGTACGAGGGCGTGGAGCTCACCGGCGCCGGCGCGCTCACGGCGCTCGTGTCCAGCCCCGGCGCGGCGGGCCGGCTCACGCTGGCGCTGCGGCAGGGCGACCGGCGCTGGACGCTCGGCTCGCGCGCGGTCGCCGCCACCGGCACCTACGCCTGGGAGGAGGTCGCCTGGCCCCTCCCCGGTGACGTCACCGGGGCCTGCGCCGTCGAGGTCACCCTCACGGCGCCCACGCAGCTGGCCGAGCTCCGCACCGCCACCCCACCGACCGAGTACGACGCCACCACGAGGAGTGACGCACGATGA
- a CDS encoding glycoside hydrolase family 2 protein, which produces MRTSTTLHDGWTVRPTAGPVPADLASRAVPATVPGSAHTDLLAAGLIPDPYLDENEAALAWTHDTTWRYQRELDAPSSPAERADLVFEGLDTLATITLDGAELGRTANMHRTYRFDVTDRLAGRHELAVTFSPALAYAAEEERRLGERPHAFAHPFTMVRKMACSFGWDWGPDLQTAGMWRPVRLERWSTARLAAARPVVDLAEDGEGIVRVHVDVERAASGSGVPLTVEVRLGTGQSAQARLAPGEDHAVVEVRVPAAPVWWPAGYGDQPLVDLEVDLRAEELLDTARHRIGFRHVAVVTEPDEHGTSFVLTVNGRPVEVKGANWIPDDHFLTRMDTARYRTRIEQAQAANINLLRVWGGGVYESDEFYALCDELGMLAWQDFLLACAAYPEEEPLLGEFTAEARENVARLAPHPSLVVWCGGNENLWSRVDYWEDKLHGRTWGERYYTEIFPEAVAELSPATAYIAGSPYSPGAALDEIHPNDPDHGTMHIWDVWNEKDYTGYGAYVPRFCAEFGFQGPPSWTTLHRAVHDEVMSPTSPGVLVHQKAGEGQDKLARGWAGHFPEPRTFADWHWTTQLNQARAVAFGIEHFRSYWPRNTGSIVWQLNDCWPVTSWAAIDYDGHLKPLWYALRAAYAERMLTVQPRDGRSALAVVNGTDAPWSGRARLSRERFDGTVVWEGEIEVDVAPRSTAVLDLPPAATVPDQAAGEVLALELDGIRGWHFFAEDVDLAYDPAPLEVRAESHPDGARIHVSARSLARDVTVLADRLAPGAVADVALVTLRAGEQLSVEVRAGSPVAVDGVDLTEVVRCANDLTHAGSEGERVADVVVAGVVVAGGAAS; this is translated from the coding sequence ATGAGGACCAGCACGACCCTGCACGACGGCTGGACCGTCCGACCGACCGCCGGCCCCGTCCCCGCCGACCTGGCCTCCCGTGCCGTGCCCGCCACCGTCCCCGGCAGCGCGCACACCGACCTGCTCGCCGCCGGGCTGATCCCCGACCCCTACCTCGACGAGAACGAGGCGGCGCTGGCATGGACCCACGACACCACGTGGCGCTACCAGCGGGAGCTGGACGCGCCGTCGTCGCCGGCGGAGCGGGCCGACCTGGTCTTCGAGGGCCTGGACACTCTCGCCACCATCACCCTGGACGGCGCCGAGCTCGGCCGAACCGCCAACATGCACCGCACCTACCGGTTCGACGTCACCGACCGGCTCGCCGGCCGCCACGAGCTGGCCGTGACGTTCAGCCCCGCGCTGGCGTACGCCGCCGAGGAGGAGCGCCGGCTCGGTGAACGGCCGCACGCCTTCGCCCACCCGTTCACCATGGTCCGGAAGATGGCGTGCAGCTTCGGCTGGGACTGGGGACCGGACCTGCAGACCGCCGGGATGTGGCGGCCGGTCCGGCTCGAGCGCTGGAGCACGGCCCGCCTGGCCGCCGCCCGGCCCGTCGTCGACCTCGCCGAGGACGGCGAGGGCATCGTCCGCGTCCACGTCGACGTGGAGCGGGCGGCGAGCGGGTCCGGCGTGCCCCTCACGGTCGAGGTGCGGCTCGGGACGGGCCAGAGCGCGCAGGCGCGCCTCGCCCCCGGCGAGGACCACGCCGTCGTCGAGGTGCGGGTCCCGGCGGCGCCCGTGTGGTGGCCCGCGGGGTACGGCGACCAGCCCCTGGTCGACCTCGAGGTCGACCTCCGCGCCGAGGAGCTGCTCGACACCGCGCGGCACCGGATCGGCTTCCGGCACGTCGCCGTCGTCACCGAGCCGGACGAGCACGGCACGTCGTTCGTGCTCACCGTCAACGGCCGCCCCGTCGAGGTCAAGGGCGCCAACTGGATCCCCGACGACCACTTCCTCACCCGGATGGACACGGCCCGCTACCGCACGCGCATCGAGCAGGCGCAGGCCGCCAACATCAACCTCCTGCGCGTGTGGGGCGGCGGGGTCTACGAGTCCGACGAGTTCTACGCGCTCTGCGACGAGCTGGGGATGCTCGCGTGGCAGGACTTCCTCCTCGCGTGCGCGGCGTACCCCGAGGAGGAGCCGCTGCTCGGGGAGTTCACCGCCGAGGCGCGGGAGAACGTCGCCCGGCTCGCGCCCCACCCCAGCCTCGTCGTGTGGTGCGGCGGGAACGAGAACCTGTGGAGCCGCGTCGACTACTGGGAGGACAAGCTCCACGGACGCACCTGGGGCGAGCGGTACTACACCGAGATCTTCCCCGAGGCCGTCGCCGAGCTCTCCCCCGCGACCGCCTACATCGCCGGCAGCCCGTACAGCCCAGGCGCGGCGCTCGACGAGATCCACCCCAACGACCCCGACCACGGCACCATGCACATCTGGGACGTGTGGAACGAGAAGGACTACACGGGGTACGGCGCCTACGTGCCGCGGTTCTGCGCGGAGTTCGGGTTCCAGGGCCCGCCGTCGTGGACCACCCTGCACCGCGCCGTCCACGACGAGGTGATGAGCCCGACGTCGCCGGGTGTCCTCGTGCACCAGAAGGCCGGCGAGGGGCAGGACAAGCTCGCCCGGGGCTGGGCGGGTCACTTCCCCGAGCCGCGGACGTTCGCGGACTGGCACTGGACGACGCAGCTCAACCAGGCCCGCGCCGTCGCCTTCGGCATCGAGCACTTCCGCTCGTACTGGCCGCGCAACACCGGGTCCATCGTCTGGCAGCTCAACGACTGCTGGCCCGTGACGTCCTGGGCCGCGATCGACTACGACGGCCACCTCAAGCCGCTGTGGTACGCCCTGCGGGCGGCCTATGCCGAGCGGATGCTCACCGTCCAGCCGCGTGACGGGCGCTCGGCGCTCGCCGTGGTCAACGGCACCGACGCCCCGTGGTCCGGGCGCGCGCGCCTGAGCCGCGAGCGCTTCGACGGCACCGTGGTGTGGGAGGGCGAGATCGAGGTGGACGTCGCGCCGCGGTCCACCGCGGTCCTCGACCTGCCGCCGGCCGCGACGGTGCCCGACCAGGCCGCCGGGGAGGTCCTCGCCCTCGAGCTCGACGGGATCCGCGGCTGGCACTTCTTCGCCGAGGACGTCGACCTCGCGTACGACCCGGCCCCCCTGGAGGTGCGGGCCGAGTCCCACCCGGACGGCGCGCGGATCCACGTGAGCGCGCGGAGCCTCGCCCGCGACGTCACCGTCCTCGCCGACCGCCTGGCCCCCGGGGCCGTCGCGGACGTCGCGCTGGTGACGCTGCGCGCCGGTGAGCAGCTGAGTGTCGAGGTGCGCGCGGGGTCCCCGGTGGCGGTCGACGGCGTCGACCTCACCGAGGTGGTCCGGTGCGCCAACGACCTCACGCACGCCGGCAGCGAGGGCGAGCGGGTCGCGGACGTGGTGGTCGCGGGCGTGGTGGTCGCGGGCGGCGCGGCGTCGTGA
- a CDS encoding sugar phosphate isomerase/epimerase family protein, whose amino-acid sequence MSSLGAPELAVEDFLALAAHHGCGAVELRCGDDQPVTVALGAGERSALRAQLADRDLDLLALASYVRVCEPGGDVADRLLRHIELAHDLGAHGLRVFPGGADQPVAEADARAVEHLAGAAPAARAAGVRLLLETHDSHPRGADVARVVRAAADAGAGDDVGVVWDLLHPWRHGENVATTVTELGPWLDYVQIKDATGPATAPVPALTGSGDLPLATMADALEAMGYAGWVSLEWERAWHPQVPPLDQALAATVRWWADR is encoded by the coding sequence GTGTCCAGCCTGGGTGCGCCGGAGCTGGCGGTGGAGGACTTCCTCGCCCTCGCGGCGCACCACGGCTGCGGCGCCGTCGAGCTCCGGTGCGGTGACGACCAGCCGGTGACCGTGGCGCTGGGTGCCGGCGAGCGCTCCGCGCTGCGCGCGCAGCTCGCCGACCGCGACCTCGACCTGCTGGCCCTGGCCTCCTACGTGCGGGTGTGCGAGCCCGGGGGCGACGTCGCGGACCGGCTGCTCCGGCACATCGAGCTCGCCCACGACCTCGGGGCTCACGGGCTGCGGGTCTTCCCCGGTGGGGCGGACCAGCCGGTGGCCGAGGCGGACGCCCGGGCGGTGGAGCACCTCGCGGGGGCGGCCCCGGCGGCGCGGGCCGCCGGCGTGCGCCTGCTCCTGGAGACCCACGACAGCCACCCCCGCGGGGCGGACGTGGCCCGCGTCGTCCGGGCGGCGGCGGACGCGGGGGCGGGAGACGACGTCGGCGTGGTGTGGGACCTTCTGCACCCGTGGCGGCACGGCGAGAACGTCGCGACGACGGTCACCGAGCTGGGGCCGTGGCTGGACTACGTCCAGATCAAGGACGCCACCGGGCCGGCGACGGCTCCGGTGCCGGCCCTCACGGGATCCGGGGACCTGCCGCTGGCGACGATGGCCGACGCCCTCGAGGCGATGGGGTACGCGGGCTGGGTCTCGCTGGAGTGGGAGCGGGCGTGGCACCCGCAGGTGCCACCGCTCGACCAGGCGCTGGCCGCCACCGTCCGGTGGTGGGCGGACCGCTGA
- a CDS encoding helix-turn-helix transcriptional regulator, with protein MSDGSRSSVGAASEGTAGGADAVYNRIAMLRVERGITRRELAEALGVHYQTVGYLERGEYAPSLHLALRIARYFEVPVEFVFSTEPFERIGPGAR; from the coding sequence GTGTCTGACGGTTCACGCAGCTCGGTCGGCGCGGCGAGCGAGGGCACGGCGGGCGGGGCCGACGCCGTCTACAACCGCATCGCGATGCTCCGGGTGGAGCGCGGCATCACGCGCCGCGAGCTCGCCGAGGCGCTGGGCGTCCACTACCAGACCGTGGGGTACCTGGAGCGGGGCGAGTACGCCCCGAGCCTGCACCTCGCGCTGCGCATCGCCCGGTACTTCGAGGTCCCCGTGGAGTTCGTCTTCTCCACCGAGCCGTTCGAGCGGATCGGCCCCGGCGCGCGGTAG
- a CDS encoding ABC transporter permease, whose translation MTMPSTAVRAGVRRGLIEFRKSLRAPEDLTYFLFGTAVFVFFMYINRDNELRGTGGLTSASFMFPGVLAFIIIFAGAFGLATQVTTEREDGTLLRMKSLPHGMAGYVVGQATRTSVEVLFNIVILTVPAMILLDSLWLNGPAGALHVAALVVLGLLACIPLGFAIGSVFKNPRAVSGWGLVVVSGLVAVSGIFFPVVALPEWAHGLIQLTPLYWLGLGMREATLPDGAVVAELGESWRTLETFGALGAWAVAGLLLAPVLLRRMARRESGSSVAQRQQEALQRV comes from the coding sequence ATGACCATGCCCAGCACCGCGGTCCGCGCCGGGGTCCGGCGCGGCCTCATCGAGTTCCGCAAGAGCCTGCGGGCCCCCGAGGACCTCACCTACTTCCTCTTCGGCACGGCGGTCTTCGTCTTCTTCATGTACATCAACCGCGACAACGAGCTGCGGGGTACCGGTGGGCTGACTTCGGCCTCCTTCATGTTCCCCGGTGTCCTCGCATTCATCATCATCTTCGCGGGGGCCTTCGGGCTCGCGACGCAGGTGACCACCGAGCGGGAGGACGGCACCCTGCTGCGGATGAAGTCCCTGCCGCACGGCATGGCGGGCTACGTCGTCGGCCAGGCGACCCGCACGTCGGTCGAGGTCCTCTTCAACATCGTGATCCTCACCGTGCCGGCGATGATCCTGCTCGACTCGCTGTGGCTCAACGGTCCGGCGGGCGCCCTGCACGTGGCGGCGCTCGTCGTCCTCGGCCTCCTGGCCTGCATCCCGCTCGGGTTCGCCATCGGCTCGGTGTTCAAGAACCCGCGGGCCGTCAGCGGCTGGGGCCTGGTCGTCGTCAGCGGACTCGTCGCCGTCTCCGGCATCTTCTTCCCCGTGGTCGCGCTCCCGGAGTGGGCGCACGGCCTGATCCAGCTGACACCGCTGTACTGGCTGGGCCTCGGGATGCGGGAGGCGACGCTGCCCGACGGCGCGGTGGTGGCCGAGCTCGGCGAGAGCTGGCGGACGCTGGAGACCTTCGGTGCGCTCGGGGCGTGGGCGGTGGCCGGGCTGCTCCTGGCCCCCGTCCTGCTGCGCCGGATGGCGCGGCGGGAGTCGGGTTCGAGCGTCGCGCAGCGGCAGCAGGAGGCCTTGCAGCGTGTCTGA
- a CDS encoding ABC transporter ATP-binding protein produces the protein MVDDAGPVIRVDNLRMRYGQTDVLQDVSFEVQRGEVVALLGPNGAGKTTTIEILEGFRAPSGGQVSVLGVDPLAGGEDWRARVGVVLQSWRDHGRWRVHELLDQLGSYYEPYGTPARPRPYPTAELLERVGLAERARQPIKTLSGGQRRRLDVAVGIVGRPELLFLDEPTAGFDPVARRDFHDLVHRLADLEDTTILLTTHDLAEAEKLADRILILDAGRIVADGTAERLARDVAGATEVRWTQGGQRQLHSTADGTAFVRDLFAQYGTDITDLEVRRTTLEDTYLVMVARSATPPDAAPARLEAAR, from the coding sequence GTGGTCGACGACGCAGGCCCGGTGATCCGGGTCGACAACCTGCGGATGCGGTACGGGCAGACGGACGTGCTCCAGGACGTCTCCTTCGAGGTGCAGCGGGGAGAGGTCGTCGCCCTGCTCGGCCCGAACGGTGCCGGCAAGACGACGACGATCGAGATCCTCGAGGGCTTCCGGGCACCGTCCGGCGGCCAGGTGAGCGTCCTCGGCGTGGACCCCCTCGCCGGGGGCGAGGACTGGCGGGCCCGGGTCGGCGTCGTGCTCCAGTCGTGGCGGGACCACGGCCGCTGGCGCGTCCACGAGCTGCTCGACCAGCTCGGGTCCTACTACGAGCCGTACGGCACGCCCGCTCGGCCCCGCCCGTACCCGACGGCGGAGCTCCTCGAGCGGGTCGGCCTGGCCGAGCGCGCCCGCCAGCCGATCAAGACGCTCTCCGGCGGGCAGCGCCGCCGGCTGGACGTGGCGGTGGGGATCGTCGGACGCCCGGAGCTGCTCTTCCTCGACGAGCCGACGGCCGGATTCGACCCCGTGGCCCGGCGGGACTTCCACGACCTGGTGCACCGGCTCGCGGACCTCGAGGACACCACCATCCTGCTCACCACGCACGACCTCGCGGAGGCCGAGAAGCTCGCCGACCGCATCCTCATCCTCGACGCCGGCCGCATCGTCGCCGACGGCACGGCCGAGCGGCTGGCCCGCGACGTCGCCGGGGCCACCGAGGTGCGCTGGACCCAGGGGGGCCAGCGCCAGCTCCACTCCACGGCCGACGGCACCGCGTTCGTCCGGGACCTGTTCGCCCAGTACGGCACCGACATCACCGACCTCGAGGTGCGCCGCACGACCCTCGAGGACACCTACCTCGTCATGGTGGCCCGGAGCGCGACGCCGCCCGACGCCGCCCCCGCACGACTGGAGGCCGCCCGATGA
- a CDS encoding TetR/AcrR family transcriptional regulator produces MSDQEQVGAADLPPGMAVLWRASETGSRGPRRALSRAKIAEAGVALADADGLDGLSMARLARRLGVTTMALYRYVASKDELYALMYDAAVGAPPDAATSGSWRAELEAWCTEQVGAIAQHPWLMELVTLSAMGPNRVAWIERGLRALEPTGLSQQRRAAVIGMLALHVLSEGQVVASFVRQQRGVRADHPALADFSALLGAVTDPVQYPAITAALAAGAFSDDGSADGAVSLSLTLLLDGVERLVEREGG; encoded by the coding sequence ATGAGCGATCAGGAGCAAGTTGGGGCCGCCGACCTTCCCCCGGGGATGGCGGTCCTGTGGCGGGCGAGCGAGACCGGGTCCCGCGGGCCCCGCCGCGCGCTGAGCCGCGCCAAGATCGCGGAGGCGGGCGTCGCCCTCGCCGACGCCGACGGCCTCGACGGCCTGTCGATGGCCCGGCTCGCGCGGCGTCTCGGTGTGACGACGATGGCCTTGTACCGCTACGTCGCCTCCAAGGACGAGCTGTACGCGCTCATGTACGACGCGGCCGTCGGGGCGCCGCCCGACGCCGCGACGTCCGGGTCGTGGCGCGCCGAGCTCGAGGCCTGGTGCACCGAGCAGGTGGGGGCCATTGCCCAGCACCCCTGGCTCATGGAGCTCGTCACGCTCTCCGCGATGGGTCCGAACCGGGTGGCCTGGATCGAGCGGGGCCTGCGCGCCCTCGAGCCCACCGGGCTCTCCCAGCAGCGCAGGGCCGCCGTCATCGGGATGCTGGCCCTGCACGTCCTCAGCGAGGGGCAGGTGGTGGCGTCGTTCGTGCGGCAGCAGCGCGGCGTCAGGGCCGACCACCCGGCGCTCGCCGACTTCTCCGCGCTCCTGGGAGCGGTGACGGACCCGGTCCAGTACCCGGCCATCACGGCAGCGCTGGCGGCGGGTGCCTTCTCCGACGACGGGTCGGCCGACGGCGCGGTGAGCCTCTCGCTCACGCTGCTGCTCGACGGTGTCGAGCGGCTCGTCGAGCGCGAGGGTGGCTGA